The DNA sequence ATGAGTAAAATTCTTGTTGTATATGGTTCTACAACTGGAAATACAGAAAGTGTTGGCGAAGATATCGCTAAAATTCTGGAAGACAATGATCACAGTGTGGATATTCATAGGGCTTCAGAAGTCAGTGTAAATGGTCTGGCTGAAGGGTATGAGACTGTTTTTCTCGGATGCTCTACCTGGGGGGATGAGGAGATTGAACTACAGGATGATTTTATTCCTATTTATGAAGATCTCGATAAAGCCGGACTCTCAGGCAAAAATGTAGCTGTATTTGGATGTGGTGATTCCTCATATGAATATTTTTGCGGTGCTGTAGATGTTATCGAAGAAAAGTCTGAATCGCTTGGAGCGATCCTTTTATCAGATTCTTTGAAAATTGATGGAGATCCTGATTCAGACGAAGTTGCAATGTGGACAAAGACGGTTATGGCTAAAATGTAAATTGCTTTCTACTGGCTGAGAAAATTTCTACCTGCTTTTTGGTGGATAATTGCTGAAAGCGGTATTTTGTGGATGCCGCTTTCATTTTTTTGATAATTGTAATCTATTTTATTATTAAACAGTTTTAAAGTGAGAATATTTATGAAACCTAATCTGGTTACCAAGTCTCTGTATACACTTATAAAATCAAAGCAGCCTGTGTTTATATGGGGAGCACCCGGTGTCGGTAAAAGTCAGATAGTTAGACAAGTAGCGGAAAGCATGAATTATAAGTTAACAGATCTGCGCGCAGTGCTTCTTGATCCCGTTGACCTGCGTGGATTACCGAAGATCTCTGATGAAGGTGATGCCACTTGGTGTTCTCCATCGTTTTTGCCTAAAGAGGGTAAAGGAATTTTGTTTTTGGATGAACTTAATGCAGCTCCGCCTTTGGTTCAGGCTGCCTGCTATCAGTTGGTGCTGGACCGGAAACTCGGTGAATATAAACTGCCAGATGAGTGGGTTGTTATTGCTGCCGGTAACAGAGAGTCTGACAGGGCGGTTACCCATCGCATGCCATCCCCTCTCGCAAACAGATTTGTGCATCTTGATTTTGAGACCAGTGTAACAGACTGGCTTGATTGGGCTGCAGCAAATGATATTGCTGAAGAGTTGCGGTCTTTTATTAAATTCAGACCTAATCTACTTCATGATTTTGAACCGTCACGTAATGAGAAGGCTTTTCCGTCGCCTAGATCGTGGGAATTTGTATCTAATATTATCCATTCATGCCCTGTTCCGGAAGTCGAATATGAATTATTTAAAGGTACGGTAGGGGAGGGAGCTGCAGCAGAGTTTTTTGGTTTTAGTAAAATCTACCGGAGTTTGCCTGATCCTGAGTTCATTTTAAATTCACCGGCAAAGGCACCTATTCCAGAAGATCCAGCAACAATTTATGCCCTTTGTGAATCGATTGCATCAAAGGCAAATTTTGAAAATACAGAAAATATTATGACTTATGCTGCTCGACTTCCGGCCGAGTTTGCAGTGCTTTTGGTGCGCAATGCCGTTAAAAAAGAGCGCTCTA is a window from the Maridesulfovibrio zosterae DSM 11974 genome containing:
- a CDS encoding flavodoxin — protein: MSKILVVYGSTTGNTESVGEDIAKILEDNDHSVDIHRASEVSVNGLAEGYETVFLGCSTWGDEEIELQDDFIPIYEDLDKAGLSGKNVAVFGCGDSSYEYFCGAVDVIEEKSESLGAILLSDSLKIDGDPDSDEVAMWTKTVMAKM
- a CDS encoding ATP-binding protein, encoding MKPNLVTKSLYTLIKSKQPVFIWGAPGVGKSQIVRQVAESMNYKLTDLRAVLLDPVDLRGLPKISDEGDATWCSPSFLPKEGKGILFLDELNAAPPLVQAACYQLVLDRKLGEYKLPDEWVVIAAGNRESDRAVTHRMPSPLANRFVHLDFETSVTDWLDWAAANDIAEELRSFIKFRPNLLHDFEPSRNEKAFPSPRSWEFVSNIIHSCPVPEVEYELFKGTVGEGAAAEFFGFSKIYRSLPDPEFILNSPAKAPIPEDPATIYALCESIASKANFENTENIMTYAARLPAEFAVLLVRNAVKKERSIVDCEGFVSWATANSDILF